From the genome of Streptacidiphilus sp. PB12-B1b:
TGAACACCCCGAGCAGGACCGCGGTGACGTCGTCGGGCTCGACGTCCGCGCGGAGCACGCCCGCCTCGGCCCCGGCGGTGAGGATCGTCCCGATCGCAGCGGTGATGCGCTCCCGGGTGGTCGGCGTGGCAATGCGCCCCGAGGCCCAGCCCGCGCGCAGGGTGTCGACCATTCCGCGCTTCACGGCGGCGAACTGCGCGTAGCGGTCCATCCAGGCGCGGAGCGCGGCGTCGGGCGCAAGCGTTTCCAGCAGGGCCGGGGCGCTGCTGGTGATGTCGTCGAGCTCGGCGGCGTAGACCGCCTCGACCAGCGCCTCCCGGGTGGGGAAGTGGCGGTACAGCGTGCCGATGCCGACGCCTGCCTCGCGGGCGATGACCTCCAGCGGGACGGTGTCGTCGGCGGCGGCGAAGGCAGCCCGCGCGACGGCGACCAGGGTGTCGCGGTTGCGTCGGGCATCGGCACGGAGCGGGCGCTCGGCGCCGCTGGGGGAGTCGGCGGAGTCGGCGGGCCGGGGCGGGCCGGCGGGGTCCGGGGTCGGCGGGGTCAAGCGGAGGAACCTCCGTTAGTGTTACAGTCGATGGAGCGGAGGGTCCTCCGCTTACCCTATGGTCGCACAGGACCGGAGCATCGCCATGCCTGCCGACACCCCCTCGTCCCCCAGCGCCGCCATCGGCGCTCCGCGCGCCGGCGGCCCCGGCACGATCGCCGGCCACACCGTCTCGCGCGTCGGATACGGCGCGATGCAGCTCGAACGCCTGCACGGCGACCGCGCCGCCGCCGTCGCGCTGCTGCGCCGCGCGGTCGAACTCGGCGTGGACCACGTCGACACCGCCCAGTTCTACGGCAACGGCTTCGTCAACGAGCTGCTCCGCGACGCGCTCCGCCCCGAGGACGGCGTCGTCGTGGTCAGCAAGGTCGGAGCGGACCCCGACCCGGGCGGCCGCATCCCGCTGCGCCCGGCGCAGCGGCCCGAGGAACTCCGGGCCAGCGTCGAGGACAACCTCCGCAGCCTCGGGCTCGACCGGATCCCGGTGGTCAACCTGCGGCGGCTGGACACCGGCCCCGGCCTGCGGGCCGAGGGCGACCAGGTGGTCGGCGTCGACGACCAGCTCGCGGTGATGACCGCGATGCGCGACGAGGGCAAGATCGGCGCGATCGGCCTGAGCAGCGTGACCATCGACACCCTGCGCCGGGCGCTCCCCGCGGGCATCGTCTGCGTGCAGAACGCCTACAGCCTGGTGACGCGCGGCGACGAGGACATGCTCGCCCTGTGCGCCGCCGAGGGCATCGCCTGGGTGCCGTACTTCCCCCTCGGCGGAGCGTTC
Proteins encoded in this window:
- a CDS encoding TetR/AcrR family transcriptional regulator, whose product is MTPPTPDPAGPPRPADSADSPSGAERPLRADARRNRDTLVAVARAAFAAADDTVPLEVIAREAGVGIGTLYRHFPTREALVEAVYAAELDDITSSAPALLETLAPDAALRAWMDRYAQFAAVKRGMVDTLRAGWASGRIATPTTRERITAAIGTILTAGAEAGVLRADVEPDDVTAVLLGVFMSTATNSTLDQTGRLLDLVVDALHPERAARATR
- a CDS encoding aldo/keto reductase, with product MPADTPSSPSAAIGAPRAGGPGTIAGHTVSRVGYGAMQLERLHGDRAAAVALLRRAVELGVDHVDTAQFYGNGFVNELLRDALRPEDGVVVVSKVGADPDPGGRIPLRPAQRPEELRASVEDNLRSLGLDRIPVVNLRRLDTGPGLRAEGDQVVGVDDQLAVMTAMRDEGKIGAIGLSSVTIDTLRRALPAGIVCVQNAYSLVTRGDEDMLALCAAEGIAWVPYFPLGGAFPAMPKVVDEPAVQAAAQALDSTPSQVGLAWLLKHAPHVLLIPGTANPAHLEANIAAGALTLDAATLAALDAVPSRSADVTLG